A genomic region of Chelonia mydas isolate rCheMyd1 chromosome 9, rCheMyd1.pri.v2, whole genome shotgun sequence contains the following coding sequences:
- the FUNDC2 gene encoding FUN14 domain-containing protein 2 isoform X2 gives MGEEEEEEELVSRVQLRSCASLIRQQQEAKRRRWARQRARGMAAGGAKKEDSCEVLDLAEYTKNQPWWRKLFGRSSGSSAEKYNVATQLVIGGVTGWCTGFIFQKVGKVAATAVGGGFFLLQIANHTGYIKVDWKLVEQDVSKAKEQLKFHSSGSKLTPEVKSRVDERASCGFPYWLQTYMEQGRDDRLKPWALARTTYGREPAHPPGIFQDE, from the exons atgggggaggaggaggaggaggaggagcttgtGTCACGTGTCCAGCTCCGCTCCTGCGCCTCGCTCAtccggcagcagcaggaggcgaAGCGCCGGCGGTGGGCGCGGCAGCGAGCGCGCGGGATGGCGGCGGGCGGAG CAAAGAAGGAGGACTCCTGCGAGGTGCTGGACCTGGCAGAGTACACCAAAAATCAGCCCTGGTGGCGCAAGCTCTTTGGGCGGAGCTCTGGCTCAAGTGCTGAAAAATACAATGTAGCAACTCAGCTGGTGATTGGAGGAGTCACTGGATG GTGTACTGGCTTCATCTTTCAGAAGGTTGGAAAGGTGGCAGCAACAGCAGTTGGTGGTGGCTTTTTCCTACTTCAG ATTGCGAACCACACCGGATACATCAAAGTGGACTGGAAGCTAGTAGAGCAGGATGTGAGCAAAGCCAAGGAGCAGCTGAAATTTCACAGCAGTGGCAGCAAACTGACCCCCGAAGTTAAAAGCAGGGTTGATGAG AGAGCCTCTTGTGGTTTCCCCTACTGGCTGCAGACATATATGGAACAGGGGAGGGATGACAGACTGAAACCCTGGGCCTTGGCAAGAACAACTTATGGGAGAGAACCCGCACACCCACCCGGGATTTTCCAAGATGAGTGA
- the FUNDC2 gene encoding FUN14 domain-containing protein 2 isoform X3: protein MGEEEEEEELVSRVQLRSCASLIRQQQEAKRRRWARQRARGMAAGGAKKEDSCEVLDLAEYTKNQPWWRKLFGRSSGSSAEKYNVATQLVIGGVTGWCTGFIFQKVGKVAATAVGGGFFLLQIANHTGYIKVDWKLVEQDVSKAKEQLKFHSSGSKLTPEVKSRVDEVITFLKKNVILTGGFAGGFLLGMSS, encoded by the exons atgggggaggaggaggaggaggaggagcttgtGTCACGTGTCCAGCTCCGCTCCTGCGCCTCGCTCAtccggcagcagcaggaggcgaAGCGCCGGCGGTGGGCGCGGCAGCGAGCGCGCGGGATGGCGGCGGGCGGAG CAAAGAAGGAGGACTCCTGCGAGGTGCTGGACCTGGCAGAGTACACCAAAAATCAGCCCTGGTGGCGCAAGCTCTTTGGGCGGAGCTCTGGCTCAAGTGCTGAAAAATACAATGTAGCAACTCAGCTGGTGATTGGAGGAGTCACTGGATG GTGTACTGGCTTCATCTTTCAGAAGGTTGGAAAGGTGGCAGCAACAGCAGTTGGTGGTGGCTTTTTCCTACTTCAG ATTGCGAACCACACCGGATACATCAAAGTGGACTGGAAGCTAGTAGAGCAGGATGTGAGCAAAGCCAAGGAGCAGCTGAAATTTCACAGCAGTGGCAGCAAACTGACCCCCGAAGTTAAAAGCAGGGTTGATGAG gTGATAACATTTCTGAAGAAGAACGTTATCCTGACTGGAGGGTTTGCTGGGGGATTCCTGCTTGGAATGTCTTCATAG
- the FUNDC2 gene encoding FUN14 domain-containing protein 2 isoform X1 — protein sequence MGEEEEEEELVSRVQLRSCASLIRQQQEAKRRRWARQRARGMAAGGDKWLVSMDHPYLYENISPSVRIVNSECGFKTAKVTLVSKKEDSCEVLDLAEYTKNQPWWRKLFGRSSGSSAEKYNVATQLVIGGVTGWCTGFIFQKVGKVAATAVGGGFFLLQIANHTGYIKVDWKLVEQDVSKAKEQLKFHSSGSKLTPEVKSRVDEVITFLKKNVILTGGFAGGFLLGMSS from the exons atgggggaggaggaggaggaggaggagcttgtGTCACGTGTCCAGCTCCGCTCCTGCGCCTCGCTCAtccggcagcagcaggaggcgaAGCGCCGGCGGTGGGCGCGGCAGCGAGCGCGCGGGATGGCGGCGGGCGGAG ACAAATGGTTGGTGTCAATGGACCATCCTTACCTATATGAAAACATTTCCCCATCAGTGAGAATAGTAAACTCGGAGTGTGGTTTCAAAACAGCTAAAGTTACCTTAGTTT CAAAGAAGGAGGACTCCTGCGAGGTGCTGGACCTGGCAGAGTACACCAAAAATCAGCCCTGGTGGCGCAAGCTCTTTGGGCGGAGCTCTGGCTCAAGTGCTGAAAAATACAATGTAGCAACTCAGCTGGTGATTGGAGGAGTCACTGGATG GTGTACTGGCTTCATCTTTCAGAAGGTTGGAAAGGTGGCAGCAACAGCAGTTGGTGGTGGCTTTTTCCTACTTCAG ATTGCGAACCACACCGGATACATCAAAGTGGACTGGAAGCTAGTAGAGCAGGATGTGAGCAAAGCCAAGGAGCAGCTGAAATTTCACAGCAGTGGCAGCAAACTGACCCCCGAAGTTAAAAGCAGGGTTGATGAG gTGATAACATTTCTGAAGAAGAACGTTATCCTGACTGGAGGGTTTGCTGGGGGATTCCTGCTTGGAATGTCTTCATAG
- the CMC4 gene encoding cx9C motif-containing protein 4 isoform X4 — translation MPQKDPCQKQACEIQKCLQANNYLEARCEAVLQDMRRCCALYPKGRSICCSGFEKEEKEREKLKAASNGIHAAPQ, via the exons ATGCCCCAGAAGGATCCCTGCCAGAAACAAGCCTGTGAAATACAGAAATGCTTGCAAG CCAACAACTATCTGGAGGCTAGATGTGAGGCTGTGCTCCAAGACATGAGAAGATGCTGCGCCCTGTACCCCAAGGGCAGATCCATCTGTTGTTCGGGGtttgagaaagaggaaaaagagagggagaagctTAAGGCAGCTTCAAATGGGATTCATGCAGCACCACAGTAa
- the CMC4 gene encoding cx9C motif-containing protein 4 isoform X3, translating into MSSVDMPQKDPCQKQACEIQKCLQANNYLEARCEAVLQDMRRCCALYPKGRSICCSGFEKEEKEREKLKAASNGIHAAPQ; encoded by the exons TTCTGTGGATATGCCCCAGAAGGATCCCTGCCAGAAACAAGCCTGTGAAATACAGAAATGCTTGCAAG CCAACAACTATCTGGAGGCTAGATGTGAGGCTGTGCTCCAAGACATGAGAAGATGCTGCGCCCTGTACCCCAAGGGCAGATCCATCTGTTGTTCGGGGtttgagaaagaggaaaaagagagggagaagctTAAGGCAGCTTCAAATGGGATTCATGCAGCACCACAGTAa
- the CMC4 gene encoding cx9C motif-containing protein 4 isoform X2 — protein MSGSVDMPQKDPCQKQACEIQKCLQANNYLEARCEAVLQDMRRCCALYPKGRSICCSGFEKEEKEREKLKAASNGIHAAPQ, from the exons TTCTGTGGATATGCCCCAGAAGGATCCCTGCCAGAAACAAGCCTGTGAAATACAGAAATGCTTGCAAG CCAACAACTATCTGGAGGCTAGATGTGAGGCTGTGCTCCAAGACATGAGAAGATGCTGCGCCCTGTACCCCAAGGGCAGATCCATCTGTTGTTCGGGGtttgagaaagaggaaaaagagagggagaagctTAAGGCAGCTTCAAATGGGATTCATGCAGCACCACAGTAa
- the MTCP1 gene encoding protein p13 MTCP-1 → MVEGMAEGGDAGAPPIHLWVRRVGVYCDERRKTWLVAVEEEAGTLRARIQRVRVPLGEALRPSQLPPSQLPHMWQLSEGEQYRDSNSRIWEIQHHLMIRGVEELLLRLMPGD, encoded by the exons ATGGTTGAGGGAATGGCAGAAGGAGGGGACGCCGGTGCTCCGCCCATCCATCTCTGGGTGCGACGGGTAGGCGTCTACTGTGATGAACGCCGTAAAACATGGCTCGTGGCTGTGGAAGAG GAGGCAGGTACCCTGAGGGCCCGGATTCAACGAGTTCGGGTCCCCCTGGGTGAGGCACTGCGACCCAGCCAACTTCCCCCATCACAACTGCCTCACATGTGGCAGCTTTCCGAGGGCGAGCAGTACAGGGATAGTAACTCTCGCATTTGGGAGATACAGCACCATCTAATG ATCAGGGGAGTTGAGGAGCTGCTGCTTAGACTCATGCCCGGTGATTAA